A single genomic interval of Pyrus communis chromosome 5, drPyrComm1.1, whole genome shotgun sequence harbors:
- the LOC137733413 gene encoding probably inactive receptor-like protein kinase At2g46850 — translation MLPLFLPSLLLLGLLNSLPFSHSLHGQQQKLEQPTLPPNQLCNEKCGQLQLPFPFHLNKSCSSVSDAFHLSCQNSTTLFLNIGSESYRVLEFFSDGLLVDFPGSSSCRQYNDLNSFDFLGNDNFGVAVENVVGLYDCEDSSLCKTDCETNDLPGCDGNENSSPACCYPLSDHSVWHLGDKFSVFAKFGCRGFSSWVVQRGSNLGKRGVKLEWAVPKNSSKGVCDSSAYITNATVVEGGVRCMCPDGFLGDGFAAGAGCLKSCIKDRKEAYGNDCLKIKHGGRKLAILAGILAPAFIIASLISLLYILKRPAKPRTFDPARKVHFHSTMSFRKASRTRLFTYHELEEATKGYEVCQKLADGNNGTIFAGVLGDGSHIAVHKVDCENEKDLIQVLSQVEVLSSVLHRNIARFIGCCIDLAYTPLLVYEHPANGTLEDHLHQNGGQNVALDWYKRLSIAAETASVLAFLQYEISPPIFHCDLKSAYIFIDANFSSKVAGFGLLNSSPGDSSQSHNHKGSHFQRNDVYAFGVMLFEMIAGSNCLDLPAVALQKIRSGKVEEIVDPLLYYHEQPSHRREQIEVVADLAMRCLLFGGDGKLGMYDVARELVHIRRDSSDGGSKRGPGLEETFSNSSLLQMISMSPDSKYVP, via the exons ATGTTACCTCTATTTCTACCTTCCCTTCTTCTCCTTGGACTCCTTAATTCCTTACCATTTTCTCATTCCCTCCATGGCCAACAACAAAAACTAGAACAACCCACTTTGCCTCCCAACCAGCTTTGCAATGAAAAATGCGGGCAACTTCAACTACCCTTCCCATTTCACTTGAACAAGTCTTGCAGTTCAGTTTCTGATGCTTTCCACCTCTCTTGCCAAAACTCAACAACCCTTTTCCTCAACATTGGTTCCGAAAGCTACCGGGTGCTAGAATTCTTCTCTGATGGCCTACTAGTGGACTTTCCGGGCTCCTCTTCGTGCCGCCAGTACAACGACTTGAACTCCTTCGATTTCTTGGGAAATGACAATTTCGGAGTCGCGGTTGAAAATGTGGTTGGCTTATATGATTGTGAGGACTCTTCTTTGTGCAAGACAGATTGTGAAACAAATGACTTGCCTGGTTGTGATGGAAATGAGAACAGCTCTCCTGCTTGCTGCTACCCTCTCTCTGATCATAGCGTGTGGCATCTTGGTGACAAGTTTTCGGTTTTTGCCAAGTTTGGATGCAGGGGCTTTTCCAGTTGGGTTGTACAAAGAGGGTCTAACTTGGGGAAGAGAGGGGTAAAATTGGAATGGGCAGTGCCAAAGAACTCATCCAAGGGAGTTTGTGATAGCAGTGCTTATATTACTAATGCAACAGTAGTTGAAGGAGGGGTGAGATGCATGTGTCCAGATGGGTTTCTTGGTGATGGCTTTGCAGCTGGTGCAGGATGCTTGAAAT CATGCATCAAGGACAGAAAGGAAGCATATGGCAATGATTGCTTAAAGATAAAGCACGGTGGCCGAAAACTTGCAATTTTAGCCG GAATTCTAGCTCCAGCTTTCATCATAGCCTCCTTGATTTCACTTTTGTATATATTAAAGCGGCCTGCTAAACCCAGAACATTTGATCCTGCTCGGAAAGTCCATTTTCACAGCACCATGTCATTCCGAAAAGCTAGTAGGACGCGGTTATTCACATACCATGAGCTAGAGGAAGCTACGAAAGGGTATGAGGTGTGTCAGAAACTTGCAGATGGAAACAATGGCACAATCTTTGCTGGGGTTCTTGGTGATGGATCGCATATTGCGGTGCACAAGGTAGATTGTGAGAATGAAAAAGACCTAATTCAAGTCCTATCACAAGTCGAGGTTTTATCTTCTGTTTTGCACCGAAATATCGCGCGATTTATTGGGTGCTGCATTGACTTGGCCTATACTCCATTGCTGGTATATGAACATCCAGCGAATGGTACCCTCGAGGATCATTTGCATCAAAACGGAGGACAAAATGTTGCTCTTGACTGGTACAAGAGGCTGAGCATTGCTGCTGAAACAGCAAGTGTTCTTGCCTTTTTGCAATACGAAATTTCTCCTCCCATTTTCCACTGTGAtctcaaatctgcctacatcTTCATTGACGCTAACTTTTCTAGCAAAGTTGCCGGATTTGGGTTACTGAATTCCAGTCCTGGAGATAGTTCTCAGTCACACAATCACAAAGGTTCGCATTTTCAGCGCAATGATGTTTACGCTTTTGGTGTCATGCTATTTGAGATGATTGCAGGCTCAAATTGCTTGGACTTGCCGGCAGTAGCCCTGCAAAAGATAAGGAGTGGGAAGGTGGAAGAGATTGTGGATCCACTTCTCTACTATCATGAGCAACCTTCGCACAGGCGTGAGCAGATAGAGGTGGTTGCAGACCTTGCCATGAGGTGCCTGTTGTTTGGTGGAGATGGGAAGCTGGGAATGTATGATGTTGCGCGCGAATTAGTACATATTAGAAGGGACAGCAGTGATGGAGGGAGCAAGAGAGGGCCTGGACTAGAGGAAACATTTTCGAACTCAAGCCTGCTTCAGATGATTTCAATGTCTCCTGATTCGAAATATGTGCCTTGA
- the LOC137734372 gene encoding uncharacterized protein: MDPATNSPLEPLPKMDFKAKLMGLVDANPRMEGFPGEETDQFKIGDGDFETYEETLGPCIKFTDSVKSRLLRPWRNAIIIKIMESDMKNILCGGPWIIAGQYLVMQKWRAGFDPHSESINRMAVWVRIVGLHVEWFNPEAMKRIGDLIGTTLRVDAHTASQVRGKYARVCVELDLTKSLIANVKVENCWYVVEYEGLHLVCFNCGCYGHRREQCPSLIRKQATTPVPDAETIQPMDEGSVQDQVRSSNGGKSEKSCLTEAGKDMKIHDSALIGPWSIVTYNRRTKPTNNYELGQNARKLSNSGSRFCPLHLEDVDPNTIDKAKSVHGKEHILENTMGFEKKKQTRGRPRKALGDSSNKEKGGSSGFSMGAASAKLNLGNTSSPKPKSSLRKTNAKSKIATNSSNGVQVDGMDIQESELGGFNFNVADPQAAIDAADKSTQIYGHEPPDIDKNVTDMSVGNLLENGRHVNDGFVSVERDRLQEAMIDVQAGVVGATSTLVFPILIDFMMIMVWNVRGAGGKPFSVTAKDLVRLNKVNIFAILEPRISGERAIEVIKGLGFSNYYVVDANGFSGGVWLLWNNEVVKLTVVACSSQTITAVVMDGQIQWMLTVVYASPCPRVRSHLWPYLDGVSAASNLPWLIAGDFNELIHSSEKKGGRPVNKNSGLGNWSSRNSLVDLGFIGAKFTWSKKNEHGEIVWERLDRGLCNIAWRHLFSEAYVRHLAKVKSDHCPLLIGLHSKHIPNPDLKAFRFQAMWMFHPDFESFVNDIWSSVQGDASCKTTILSSELQSWNHNVFGCIFQKKRRLLARICGIQKALCICHVPYLFDLEKQLTNEYSTILEQEELFWLQKSRNTWLREGDKNTKFFHLSAVVRRRKNKLEGLNNSEGVWTADKENLKSIVVNYFKDLFSFRITTSTMENLPHMFPCLIGEDLLVLNGDVTDDEIKACMFAIGGLKAPGPDGIPARFYQKFWHLCGKDVCDMVKVCFNTAQLPDNINNTFISLIPKVDNPTSMTQLRPISLCSTLYKVISKILVGKLRPFLHKLVSPTQVSFVPGRQIIDNVIVAQEILHKYRNTKGKKGFIAWKIDLSKAYDRLQWSFIREVLWEIGLRGKILELTMQCVTTVNYQAIVNGELTDSFSPQCGIRQGDPLSPYLFVLCMEKLSHIINGCITTKKWKPVKLSSNGPPVSHLFFADDLILFAEASSTQARLLKDCLDIFCAVSGQQVNFDKSCIYCSPNISRSKAIEIANICGSPLTSDLGHYLGVPLLHSRVNKETYGNIVEKVQRRLSAWKSNTLSMAGRLVYLQSVASAIPIYSMQSTRLPVSICDKIDKLNRNFLWGHTEDNSKVHLVKWEAVSTPKFMGGLGLKDTHFMNQALLAKTGWKLMQRDPGLWAQVLKGKYLKHYDMVGACSAKFTNCSHTWRGILFGAQILPNGMRWRVGTGNQIHFWTDNWLESGVLENFATIPLSADMLEWTVEDFLTDDGWNVDLLYSCLPPDIVEHIFSLHVGTANHRDDKKGRNNLVFNEGQQPPVSPQTFIFQFARDWYNANKCSSSKPPRQIISIHWIHPPIGRYKINTDGSCKDPFRHISAGGLIRNSEGDWIKGFAANLGRGTIMEAELWGVFMGLSIAWDEGCRDVILECDSWDAVILIQKPILDSHPLYNLIIDCKEAIGKNWRCEVTHIYREMNASADHMADLGHGLSLGLHVFVSPPTTASNCLVSDSIGRALPRAVIV; encoded by the exons ATGGATCCTGCGACCAACTCTCCTCTGGAACCACTCCCAAAAATGGACTTCAAGGCCAAATTGATGGGTCTTGTAGATGCTAACCCACGGATGGAAGGGTTTCCAGGTGAGGAGACTGACCAATTTAAAATTGGAGATGGGGATTTTGAAACCTATGAGGAAACACTTGGACCTTGCATAAAGTTCACTGATTCTGTCAAGTCTCGACTACTTCGTCCATGGCGAAATGCCATTATTATCAAGATCATGG AAAGTGATATGAAGAATATTTTGTGCGGAGGACCTTGGATTATTGCAGGACAATATTTGGTTATGCAAAAATGGAGAGCTGGGTTTGACCCTCATAGTGAGTCGATCAACCGTATGGCTGTCTGGGTGAGAATTGTTGGGCTACACGTTGAGTGGTTCAATCCGGAAGCCATGAAAAGAATTGGGGACCTCATTGGCACAACTCTTCGTGTAGATGCGCACACTGCCTCACAAGTTAGAGGTAAATATGCTAGAGTTTGTGTTGAATTGGACTTAACAAAGTCCCTAATTGCTAATGTCAAAGTTGAAAACTGTTGGTATGTTGTGGAGTATGAGGGTCTTCACCTTGTTTGTTTCAACTGTGGTTGCTATGGTCATCGTCGTGAACAGtgtccttctttgattaggaaacAAGCTACAACTCCTGTTCCAGATGCAGAGACCATCCAACCTATGGATGAGGGGTCAGTTCAAGACCAAGTTAGGAGCTCAAATGGTGGTAAATCAGAGAAGAGTTGCCTTACTGAGGCTGGGAAGGATATGAAGATTCATGATTCTGCCTTGATTGGGCCCTGGAGTATTGTGACATATAATCGTCGGACCAAGCCAACCAATAATTATGAGTTGGGCCAAAATGCCAGGAAGTTGAGTAATTCTGGCTCAAGATTCTGTCCCCTACATTTAGAGGATGTTGATCCGAATACTATTGATAAAGCTAAGTCTGTACATGGCAAGGAACATATATTGGAGAATACCATGGGatttgaaaagaagaaacaaacaagAGGCAGACCTAGGAAGGCTCTAGGGGACAGCTCTAACAAGGAGAAAGGAGGCTCTAGTGGTTTTAGTATGGGGGCGGCTAGTGCCAAATTAAATCTTGGAAACACCTCGTCCCCGAAGCCAAAATCCTCTCTGAGGAAAACCAATGCCAAGTCTAAGATTGCCACAAATTCTTCCAACGGCGTACAAGTTGATGGCATGGACATTCAAGAAAGTGAGTTGGGGGGCTTTAACTTTAATGTTGCTGATCCTCAAGCTGCCATTGACGCAGCAGACAAAAGTACTCAAATTTATGGGCATGAACCGCCGGATATTGATAAAAATGTTACGGATATGTCGGTTGGGAACTTGCTGGAGAATGGAAGACATGTTAATGATGGCTTTGTGTCTGTAGAGAGAGATAGGCTTCAAGAAGCCATGATTGATGTTCAAGCTGGTGTGGTGGGTGCCACCTCTACTCTG GTATTCCCTATCcttattgattttatgatgATTATGGTCTGGAATGTAAGAGGTGCTGGAGGGAAACCTTTCTCTGTTACTGCTAAAGATCTCGTCAGATTGAACAAAGTGAATATTTTTGCTATCTTGGAACCCAGGATCAGTGGGGAGAGGGCAATTGAAGTCATAAAaggtttgggtttttcaaattattatgTTGTTGATGCCAATGGTTTCTCTGGTGGTGTTTGGCTTTTATGGAATAATGAGGTTGTGAAACTGACTGTTGTGGCTTGCTCCTCCCAAACAATCACAGCTGTTGTAATGGATGGACAGATTCAGTGGATGCTAACGGTGGTGTATGCCTCTCCTTGCCCCCGGGTGAGGAGTCACTTATGGCCTTATCTTGATGGTGTTTCTGCAGCTTCTAACTTGCCTTGGCTTATTGCAGGGGATTTCAATGAATTGATTCATAGTTCAGAGAAAAAGGGGGGTAGGCCTGTTAATAAAAATAGTGGTCTTGGTAATTGGAGCTCTAGGAATAGCTTGGTGGACCTTGGGTTCATTGGTGCTAAATTTACTTGGAGCAAGAAAAATGAGCATGGTGAAATCGTCTGGGAAAGACTTGATAGAGGCCTTTGCAACATAGCTTGGAGACACCTCTTCTCTGAGGCATATGTTAGACATCTTGCCAAAGTGAAATCTGATCATTGCCCCTTGCTTATTGGCCTTCATTCCAAGCATATTCCTAACCCTGATTTGAAAGCTTTCAGATTCCAAGCTATGTGGATGTTTCACCCGGATTTTGAATCCTTTGTTAATGATATTTGGAGTAGTGTTCAAGGTGATGCTAGTTGCAAAACTACCATTCTTTCTTCTGAGCTTCAAAGTTGGAACCACAATGTCTTTGGAtgtatttttcaaaagaaaagaaggctcTTAGCTCGTATATGCGGAATCCAAAAGGCTCTTTGCATTTGCCATGTGCCGTATCTGTTTGATTTAGAAAAACAGCTCACCAATGAGTATAGTACTATCCTTGAGCAAGAAGAACTCTTTTGGCttcaaaaatcaagaaatactTGGCTTAGGGAGGGAGATAAAAATACCAAGTTCTTCCATCTCTCTGCGGTGGTGcgaagaaggaaaaataaacttgAAGGCCTCAATAATTCTGAAGGAGTGTGGACAGCTGATAAAGAGAATTTAAAGTCGATTGTTGTCAACTATTTCAAAGATCTCTTCTCCTTTCGCATAACGACGTCAACTATGGAGAATCTGCCTCACATGTTCCCGTGTCTTATTGGTGAAGATTTACTTGTTCTAAATGGGGATGTCACCGATGATGAGATTAAAGCTTGTATGTTTGCTATTGGTGGGCTCAAAGCACCTGGACCTGATGGTATCCCTGCTAGATTCTATCAAAAATTTTGGCATCTCTGTGGCAAGGATGTTTGTGATATGGTTAAGGTTTGTTTCAATACAGCTCAACTCCCTGACAACATTAATAACACCTTCATCTCGTTGATTCCTAAGGTCGATAACCCTACAAGCATGACACAGTTGAGGCCTATCAGTCTGTGTTCTACGCTCTACAAGGTCATCTCTAAAATTTTGGTGGGTAAATTGAGGCCGTTTCTCCATAAACTTGTTAGCCCAACTCAAGTGAGCTTCGTCCCGGGTAGGCAAATTATTGATAATGTCATTGTTGCTCAAGAAATCCTCCATAAGTACAGAAACACTAAAGGTAAAAAAGGGTTCATTGCTTGGAAGATTGATCTTTCCAAAGCTTATGATCGTCTTCAGTGGAGTTTTATTAGAGAAGTTCTATGGGAGATTGGGCTAAGAGGGAAAATTTTGGAACTCACCATGCAATGCGTTACCACAGTCAATTACCAAGCCATTGTTAATGGTGAGCTCACTGATTCTTTCTCCCCTCAATGTGGAATCAGACAGGGAGACCCTCTTTCTCCCTATTTATTTGTGCTTTGCATGGAAAAACTATCTCATATCATTAATGGTTGCATCACTACTAAGAAATGGAAGCCAGTTAAGCTATCTAGCAATGGGCCTCCTGTCTCTCATCTCTTTTTTGCAGATGATCTTATTTTGTTTGCGGAAGCCTCCTCAACTCAAGCCAGATTACTGAAGGATTGTCTTGATATTTTTTGTGCCGTGTCAGGTCAACAGGTGAATTTTGATAAATCTTGTATTTACTGCTCTCCTAATATCTCTCGAAGTAAGGCTATTGAAATTGCCAACATCTGTGGTTCTCCTCTCACTTCTGATCTAGGACACTACTTGGGTGTTCCGTTACTGCATTCTAGAGTCAATAAAGAGACGTATGGAAACATTGTGGAAAAAGTTCAACGACGACTTTCTGCGTGGAAGAGCAATACTCTCTCTATGGCAGGTAGGCTTGTCTACCTACAATCAGTTGCCTCAGCTATTCCAATCTACTCAATGCAATCTACTCGCCTCCCAGTTTCCATATGTGATAAAATTGATAAGTTGAACAGGAATTTCTTATGGGGTCACACTGAGGATAATTCCAAGGTTCACCTTGTTAAGTGGGAGGCAGTATCCACGCCTAAATTTATGGGTGGTTTAGGCTTGAAAGATACTCATTTTATGAACCAAGCCCTCCTTGCTAAAACTGGTTGGAAACTTATGCAAAGAGACCCGGGCCTCTGGGCTCAAGTTTTGAAGGGAAAATATCTCAAACACTACGACATGGTGGGTGCTTGCTCTGCTAAGTTCACTAATTGTTCTCACACTTGGCGTGGAATCCTCTTTGGTGCCCAAATCCTCCCTAATGGTATGAGATGGAGAGTCGGAACTGGAAACCAAATTCATTTTTGGACAGACAACTGGCTTGAGAGTGGCGTTCTTGAAAATTTTGCTACCATCCCTCTTTCAGCTGACATGCTTGAATGGACTGTTGAAGACTTTCTTACTGATGATGGTTGGAATGTAGACTTGTTATATTCCTGCCTTCCTCCTGATATTGTGGAACATATTTTCAGTTTACATGTTGGAACTGCGAATCATAGGGAtgataag AAAGGGAGGAACAATCTTGTCTTCAATGAAGGTCAACAACCGCCTGTCTCACCCCAGAcgttcatttttcaatttgcaaGGGATTGGTATAATGCCAACAAGTGCTCTTCTAGTAAGCCTCCTAGACAAATCATCTCTATCCATTGGATCCACCCGCCAATTGGTAGATATAAAATCAATACAGATGGGAGTTGTAAGGACCCATTTAGGCACATAAGTGCTGGAGGTTTGATTCGCAATTCTGAAGGGGATTGGATTAAGGGATTTGCTGCTAATTTGGGCAGAGGAACCATCATGGAAGCTGAGCTTTGGGGTGTTTTCATGGGCCTTTCTATAGCTTGGGATGAGGGATGCAGGGATGTAATCCTTGAATGTGATTCCTGGGATGCTGTTATTTTGATCCAAAAACCTATTTTGGATTCGCACCCGCTCTACAACCTCATTATTGACTGCAAAGAAGCCATCGGAAAAAATTGGAGATGTGAAGTCACTCATATCTATAGAGAAATGAATGCCTCAGCTGATCACATGGCTGACTTGGGTCATGGGCTATCTCTTGGCcttcatgtttttgtttctccTCCTACCACTGCTAGCAATTGTCTAGTTTCTGACTCTATTGGCAGGGCCCTCCCTAGGGCTGTTATTGTCtga
- the LOC137735001 gene encoding serine/threonine-protein kinase ATG1a-like, translated as MDHRDPNQSRLIGDYILGPRVGSGSFAVVWRSRHRQLGIEVAVKEIDKTQLSPKVSDNLLKEISILSTINHPNITRLFEAIQTKDRIYLVLEYCDGGDLAAYIHRQGKVSETVARHFMRQLAAGLQVLQEKHLIHRDLKPQNLLLSTTVEDTPLLKIGDFGFARSLTPQGLADTLCGSPLYMAPEIIRNQKYDAKADLWSVGAILFQLVTGKPPFDGNSQLQLFENILTSTELRFPQGALEELHPHCIDLCRSLLRQNPVERLSFMEFFNHKFLRDSRYQVDVDYPSVLPSLKSTVEQPSSSVSDKILQMRSRQTTNSSSRDLSSDFPSAHDQKLLQRNYGSTSRTRSVQRQVQDIASHRMRKSITRDPNLPDQLRVSDSMESIEKDYVMVNSFSYYLESSLQHHSTTRASISASKQHHHDKTVLMKTEEQAASSVSAESSQTSGSATLPASCESTLLLEVQGLSILQPSTRVHLLHQYAQVLADLSQEKYNAGLVLDSFSVQLVVLAIWKKSLQICSTWLASSKEDESPEGSSANESSLVQGGAASSTNASENVDFSRPSSVSVWAEQRFIVAFDRAEKLSYRIQDMDDAAELPDAMEIIYQKALEVGTRGAVDEYMENKASAEALYSKAMLLLSFITGEATSLPLNPPFSLTPANKKRIQQYILHLESRRINFLKSQPAPVRTPGSSAK; from the exons ATGGATCACCGCGACCCCAACCAGTCCCGCCTCATCGGAGACTACATACTTGGCCCCAGAGTCGGGTCTGGTTCCTTCGCGGTTGTTTGGCGCTCACGCCACCGACAACTCGGTATTGAAGTTGCCgtcaaagaaattgacaagaCGCAGCTCAGCCCAAAAGTCAGCGACAACCTACTCAAAGAAATTTCCATTCTCAGCACCATCAACCACCCCAACATCACTCGCCTTTTCGAGGCCATCCAG ACCAAGGACAGAATCTACCTTGTGCTGGAGTACTGTGACGGCGGCGACCTGGCGGCGTATATTCACCGACAGGGGAAGGTCTCAGAAACTGTTGCCAGGCACTTTATGAGGCAAttgg CTGCAGGATTGCAAGTGCTTCAAGAAAAGCACCTCATTCATCGGGATTTAAAGCCGCAG AACTTACTCTTGTCAACAACGGTTGAAGATACCCCACTATTGAAGATAGGGGATTTTGGTTTTGCAAG ATCCCTCACGCCCCAAGGCTTGGCTGACACACTATGTGGTTCACCGCTGTACATGGCTCCAGAGATTATTCGGAACCAAAAGTATGATGCAAAG GCTGATTTGTGGAGTGTTGGAGCAATTTTGTTTCAGCTGGTGACCGGGAAGCCACCATTTGATGGGAATAGTCAATTGCAG CTTTTCGAAAATATCCTGACATCGACTGAACTGAGGTTTCCACAAGGTGCTTTGGAAGAATTGCATCCACATTGCATAGATCTCTGCAGAAGCCTGTTACGTCAAAATCCAG TTGAGCGACTATCATTTATGGAGTTCTTCAATCACAAGTTCCTCAGAGATTCTAG gTATCAAGTGGATGTTGATTATCCTTCAGTACTTCCATCACTTAAATCAACGGTCGAACAGCCTAGTTCTTCTGTCTCTGACAAGATACTGCAAATGCGTTCCAGGCAAACCACCAACTCATCTAGTAGAGATCTGAGTTCAGATTTTCCATCTGCACATGACCAAAAATTGTTACAAAGAAATTATGGCAGTACATCCCGCACTAGGAGTGTTCAAAGGCAGGTGCAAGATATTGCGTCTCATAGGATGAGGAAATCTATTACCCGAGATCCAAACTTGCCGGATCAGCTTCGAG TTTCTGATTCAATGGAGTCCATCGAGAAAGACTATGTTATGGTCAATTCTTTCTCGTATTACCTTGAATCTTCCCTGCAACATCATTCCACAACGAGAGCTTCTATCAGTGCGTCAAAGCAGCACCATCATGATAAAACAGTTCTAATGAAAACAGAAGAGCAGGCAGCTAGTTCTGTTAGTGCGGAAAGTTCACAAACCAGCGGATCAGCTACATTACCAGCATCTTGTGAATCAACACTGTTACTGGAAGTGCAAGGACTATCTATACTGCAGCCATCTACTAGGGTCCATCTGTTACATCAGTATGCTCAGGTTCTTGCAGATCTGTCACAGGAGAAG TACAACGCAGGACTAGTTCTAGACTCATTTTCGGTTCAACTTGTCGTTTTGGCCATATGGAAGAAATCTCTTCAAATTTGCAGCACTTGGCTGGCATCATCTAAAGAGGATGAATCACCTGAAGGCAGCTCAGCAAATGAATCCTCACTTGTGCAGGGAGGTGCTGCCTCATCAACAAATGCCTCAGAAAATGTAGATTTTAGCCGGCCTTCATCTGTTTCGGTGTGGGCAGAGCAAAGGTTTATTGTTGCATTTGATCGAGCAGAGAAGCTATCCTATCGTATCCAAGATATGGATG ATGCTGCTGAATTGCCAGATGCCATGGAAATTATCTACCAAAAAGCACTAGAAGTTGGGACAAGGGGTGCT GTAGACGAGTACATGGAGAACAAGGCTAGTGCCGAAGCATTGTACTCCAAGGCTATGCTTCTCCTTTCTTTTATTACAGGAGAAGCAACGTCTCTGCCACTAAACCCTCCGTTTTCCCTAACTCCTGCCAACAAGAAGCGAATTCAACAATACATTCTGCATTTGGAGTCCCGTCGGATCAATTTTCTCAAATCACAGCCTGCTCCTGTGCGAACCCCTGGCTCCTCGGCTAAGTAA